A genomic segment from Sander vitreus isolate 19-12246 chromosome 3, sanVit1, whole genome shotgun sequence encodes:
- the LOC144515861 gene encoding SPARC-related modular calcium-binding protein 1-like isoform X1, whose translation MMLALTFTCRALLVFLLSDSVQTDRTAPFLITENMWPRGCVLDCQKGHHRAVCGSNGRLYKSLCAFQRAQCINTQLRLAPQAHCSDQSQSKCQLARAQALEASAHNSHVSPGAVIFVPECSPDGHFLPVQCHSLTGYCWCSMPDGKPVSGTSVLHLIPNCTDDVGEPGPTLDPRKHAELTAPPIWVTILKNSDPKGNRSVRRPPDSAQMCERERALLLSQMSSTWQEEHFIPECSADGRYNPVQCYAATGYCWCVRVDSGRPVPGTSVRNHIPKCPGAEEALTHRRYREKPLPGCPGPRKKQFLQSLVRALQLEAEHAGSLSAYQASNTPPSSSPSPSRNAPPSATPSSSTLDVSSPAALQAVEASGPEVVLRWHFSQLDVDSSGVLSEREARPLRQFLRQRLKPRRCAKKFAQYCDRDGDRGLTLEELRVCLGL comes from the exons ATGATGCTCGCGCTCACCTTCACCTGCCGCGCGCTGCTCGTCTTCCTGCTCTCCGACTCGGTCCAGACCGACAGAACCGCG CCTTTCCTGATCACAGAGAACATGTGGCCTCGCGGCTGTGTCCTCGACTGCCAGAAGGGGCACCACAGAGCCGTGTGTGGCAGCAACGGCAGGTTGTATAAATCGCTGTGTGCCTTCCAGAGGGCCCAGTGCATCAACACACAGCTCCGCCTCGCTCCACAAGCACACTGCTCAG ATCAGAGTCAGTCCAAATGCCAGCTGGCCCGGGCTCAGGCCCTGGAGGCCAGCGCCCACAACAGCCACGTTAGCCCAGGAGCTGTCATCTTTGTGCCTGAGTGCAGTCCGGACGGTCACTTCCTGCCAGTGCAGTGCCACAGCCTGACCGGATACTGCTGGTGCTCCATGCCCGATGGCAAACCTGTCAGCGGGACCTCGGTCCTCCATCTCATCCCCAACTGTACTG ATGATGTTGGTGAACCTGGGCCTACACTGGATCCCAGAAAACATGCAG AGCTGACTGCTCCTCCGATCTGGGTGACCATCCTGAAGAACTCTGACCCCAAAGGTAACCGCTCCGTCAGACGACCACCTG aCAGTGCTCAGATGTGTGAGCGTGAGCGAGCGTTGCTGCTCTCTCAGATGAGTTCAACCTGGCAGGAAGAGCATTTCATCCCAGAATGCAGTGCAGACGGCCGCTATAACCCCGTGCAGTGTTACGCTGCTACAGGTTActgttggtgtgtcagggtgGACAGCGGCAGGCCGGTACCAGGCACCTCTGTAAG GAATCACATCCCAAAGTGCCCTGGGGCCGAGGAGGCACTGACACACAGGAGGTACAGGGAAAAACCTCTGCCTG GGTGTCCCGGACCTCGTAAGAAGCAGTTCCTACAGAGTCTGGTTAGAGCTCTGCAGCTGGAAGCAGAGCATGCTGGAAGTTTGAGTGCCTACCA GGCCTCAAACACCCCTCCCTccagctctccctctccatctcggAACGCTCCACCCTCCGCCaccccttcctcctccactcTGGACGTGTCTTCTCCTGCTGCTCTGCAGGCTGTAGAGGCCTCCGGGCCAGAGGTTGTGCTGCGGTGGCACTTCAGTCAGCTGGACGTGGACTCCAGTGGGGTGCTGAGCGAACGCGAAGCTCGACCTCTGCGGCAGTTCCTGCGACAGAGGCTGAAGCCGCGACGGTGCGCCAAGAAGTTTGCTCAGTACTGTGACAGGGACGGAGACCGAGGCCTGACGCTGGAGGAGCTGAGGGTCTGCCTGGGCCTCTGA
- the LOC144515861 gene encoding SPARC-related modular calcium-binding protein 1-like isoform X2, translated as MMLALTFTCRALLVFLLSDSVQTDRTAPFLITENMWPRGCVLDCQKGHHRAVCGSNGRLYKSLCAFQRAQCINTQLRLAPQAHCSDQSQSKCQLARAQALEASAHNSHVSPGAVIFVPECSPDGHFLPVQCHSLTGYCWCSMPDGKPVSGTSVLHLIPNCTDDVGEPGPTLDPRKHAELTAPPIWVTILKNSDPKDSAQMCERERALLLSQMSSTWQEEHFIPECSADGRYNPVQCYAATGYCWCVRVDSGRPVPGTSVRNHIPKCPGAEEALTHRRYREKPLPGCPGPRKKQFLQSLVRALQLEAEHAGSLSAYQASNTPPSSSPSPSRNAPPSATPSSSTLDVSSPAALQAVEASGPEVVLRWHFSQLDVDSSGVLSEREARPLRQFLRQRLKPRRCAKKFAQYCDRDGDRGLTLEELRVCLGL; from the exons ATGATGCTCGCGCTCACCTTCACCTGCCGCGCGCTGCTCGTCTTCCTGCTCTCCGACTCGGTCCAGACCGACAGAACCGCG CCTTTCCTGATCACAGAGAACATGTGGCCTCGCGGCTGTGTCCTCGACTGCCAGAAGGGGCACCACAGAGCCGTGTGTGGCAGCAACGGCAGGTTGTATAAATCGCTGTGTGCCTTCCAGAGGGCCCAGTGCATCAACACACAGCTCCGCCTCGCTCCACAAGCACACTGCTCAG ATCAGAGTCAGTCCAAATGCCAGCTGGCCCGGGCTCAGGCCCTGGAGGCCAGCGCCCACAACAGCCACGTTAGCCCAGGAGCTGTCATCTTTGTGCCTGAGTGCAGTCCGGACGGTCACTTCCTGCCAGTGCAGTGCCACAGCCTGACCGGATACTGCTGGTGCTCCATGCCCGATGGCAAACCTGTCAGCGGGACCTCGGTCCTCCATCTCATCCCCAACTGTACTG ATGATGTTGGTGAACCTGGGCCTACACTGGATCCCAGAAAACATGCAG AGCTGACTGCTCCTCCGATCTGGGTGACCATCCTGAAGAACTCTGACCCCAAAG aCAGTGCTCAGATGTGTGAGCGTGAGCGAGCGTTGCTGCTCTCTCAGATGAGTTCAACCTGGCAGGAAGAGCATTTCATCCCAGAATGCAGTGCAGACGGCCGCTATAACCCCGTGCAGTGTTACGCTGCTACAGGTTActgttggtgtgtcagggtgGACAGCGGCAGGCCGGTACCAGGCACCTCTGTAAG GAATCACATCCCAAAGTGCCCTGGGGCCGAGGAGGCACTGACACACAGGAGGTACAGGGAAAAACCTCTGCCTG GGTGTCCCGGACCTCGTAAGAAGCAGTTCCTACAGAGTCTGGTTAGAGCTCTGCAGCTGGAAGCAGAGCATGCTGGAAGTTTGAGTGCCTACCA GGCCTCAAACACCCCTCCCTccagctctccctctccatctcggAACGCTCCACCCTCCGCCaccccttcctcctccactcTGGACGTGTCTTCTCCTGCTGCTCTGCAGGCTGTAGAGGCCTCCGGGCCAGAGGTTGTGCTGCGGTGGCACTTCAGTCAGCTGGACGTGGACTCCAGTGGGGTGCTGAGCGAACGCGAAGCTCGACCTCTGCGGCAGTTCCTGCGACAGAGGCTGAAGCCGCGACGGTGCGCCAAGAAGTTTGCTCAGTACTGTGACAGGGACGGAGACCGAGGCCTGACGCTGGAGGAGCTGAGGGTCTGCCTGGGCCTCTGA